The genomic segment TTAAGTATTCATGTGGCAACACAGGGACACAACAAGGGTTTGTCCATTAGAGGATAACCCTTAACTGTGATGCACTTAAAATATAGTAATACTAACATGATGGAGATATCACCCACTTACTAACTTAAGTAACTGCAGAAAAAACATGAATGTCCCCCCTTTATGACACTGAGCTGTTCATTGACATGGATGTGTCTGCTGGAAAAAGGGTTGGTTCTACGTTAATGAGCAAATGAATCACTACAGATACGTGTGTAGTCATGTACACAGTGTTCTGCGCAAAtgagaatttgtttttttctaaaggtGAGGCAATGTAGAATATACAATATGATGGGGGGCGTGGGGGGTCTTTTTCCTGTCACATCTGTGTGAGCCACTGGACAAAAGCGTTCAGAGATGACAGATTGGAGATCTTTGGTGTTTGTAGCAATGAAAGTCCACTGCTTTGACCTTCGacattaagtatttttttttttacttagtgCGTCTGAGTCTGTAGTGGCGCAAGTACGGAAAAGGAAAAGTGCGTTTCAACACCCACTGCAAAGTCCTTCATCCGTCCACTGCTGGGTCAACTCTTACGCTCGAGTATGATCGACTACGAAGCGGACACCGCTTTCCTCGGAGACTGGGGACGTTTCCAGCGACAGGTGTTTTATCTCCTCTGCGTGACCATCGTCCCCAACGGCTTCGCCGGCGTCGCCATCGTGTTCGTCGCCGACACGCCGGCGCACCGCTGCGCCGTGCCGGCGCACGTCAACCTCACCGCGGCGTGGAGGAACAGCAGCATCCCGctgctggaggtggaggagaagagcGGCGCGCTGGTGCCCAGCAAGTGCCTCCGATACAAGCTGGAGGACATACTGCGGTACTCGGAGACAGGTTTAATGCCCGGCGTTGATGTCAATCTGACGAATGTGCCAAAAGAAGGCTGTTTGGACGGCTGGGAGTATGACCGCAGCGTTTACGCGTCTACTATCACATCTGAGGTTTGTGTAGTTTGCACGTGCAGAGAtcccagctgctgctgtcatgtTGACATTTTCTTGTCTCCCATTTAGATTTTTGAGGTTTGTttctaaataaacacacacgaACTGCAGCTATAACCTATTCAATatgcataatattcattatAGCCCGTTTATTCATCTGTTGTAGTGGACTACAATAAATAACTTAAAGCTTTTATTTACAATGCTTCAGTGCAAATAAAGTGCACTTTAAAGTTTGGTTTTtaccaaaaataaacagaaaaacaaataatcttCCTGAATGCTTCTataaaaacaaggttttaaGACGTGATTATCTATCTAATGgcaaatacttttattttgaacatgtaaACAGCAGTaaacaaaaggaagaaaacaatgATGTTGTAATGGCTGAAGTAAAAAACCTAAATCACCCACCCCTTCTCTAAAACTCAGCCATGAATGAATCAACCAGCTTCACTTTTAACAGCATAGATAATAAACCTAATGAAGACAAAACCAAATAACTAGACACTATATTTACATCAACATAATGCTAActattatttattgaatttctgtttttcagcacAGTCTTGCAGTTTTAGATACTGATTATATCACACTTTTACTTTACTCTCTGGTGTATACTGCACTATGTGTGTTTCAGTGGGACCTGGTGTGTGATAATGGGTGGAAGAACCCACTGACTACCTCCGTCTTCTTCTGTGGACTTCTCGCTGGTTCCCTGATTTCAGGCCAGCTCTCTGACAGGTGATGATGCTCCAACGATTAATTAAACCTAAGGTTAATCTGTAAGCGCCTGCGAGTTTGCTCGTATACTCTTTAACTTTAACCCCGATCTCAACACGAATGTCAAACGGTCAGTCAATTATTAGGTGTTTCACATGTTAACATGTTTATAGACTTTGTATCCTGACTGCAGGGAAAAGGTCACCATACGTAACAAAATATGTGATATTGAGCCCTAAAGTCCTGTAaagtgttatttcttttttatcttctaCATAAAAAGGTATGAGTACTTATTTTTGAGGGTACACATCTGATTCCTGCTCGTGAAAATTAAATTTCTTAGTGCCATAGCAGCAAGAATGTCTTGATATGATAGACTCAGGTGAAAAGAGACATGTGGTTGTAAGTGAAGTATCTTTTTAAGTGTGTTAATCTCTGTGGAGGGAAATCAGAGCCAGATGGAACTTGATTTTCTCATGTGCCACTCCACGCTCCTGTCAAATCCTTCCCTGTCCACACAATTAGAGAAGCAAGGCAGATAAAAGCAGGTCAACCCAGACGTGAACCAGGCGCCTGAGACGTTGCTTCAACTCATGCAGTGTTGTTTGGGGCTCGAGACAACTAGTTTTGAAAAGGTTAGCAGACCTTTATAAACCTAATCGTCACCTCTCTGGATATGTTTGCTACTGTGAGTTTGGGATTATGTACGGTGTGTTCCAGGTTTTTTTCCAGGAATATGTTTAATAAAAGAAGAGGATCATTTGGGTCCGATGTCAAATTTTAAAgccctgtaatggactggtgaccttctCTGGGGTGTTCCCTActcgccttttgccctatgtcagctgggtttgtGCACCAGAGCCCaacgcgaccctcatgtggaggataaaacggtagaaTATGAAagaatgactgaatgactgaatgaatgaaagaatgaaagaatgaatgatcAACACAACAAAGCCAAAGTATGTTTAAGTACGTGTATAATGTCATGAGCCATTGCCGGACATTGTGTGCACGCTCTTTTCCCACTCACCAGACAATAATACTGCATGCGAGACCACGAGTCCCTGATGATCTCCGTCAAAGAGAGCACCTCCTGCTGGGTCCATGGTGGTTTGGCTCGTTCTGTAATGAGGCAGACAAAAGAGAGGATGTACACGCAGAGCTCAAACTGAAGCacaagtttgtttatttttaagtgaacaaaaacaacacgagGACAGAACACAGCAAAGCAAaatccaaaagaaaaaacactgaaacagacACTCACATGAGGGGGAAAATACAGGACACTGACAGGAAGTAAATCAACGCCAAAGACACAAGAGATGTGACGTCAAAAGCGTAAAACCCGCAGCAGACACGTGGAAAAGTTGAAACTGATTGACGAAATGTCCAGGGGCAGACAATGACatataatcacttaaaaataaaaattagaaTAAGTCTTTTGTATGTATATTTGTCTCTATATCACTATTTGACATATTGCTTCCTTTGTGTCCTTTTCCAGGTATGGGAGGAAAATGGTCCTGTTCGTTACCATCTTGCTCCAAAGTGTGTTCACACTCCTGCAGGTCTTCGCTCAGTCCTGGGTTGTGTTCTGCGTGTTGCACTTTGTTGTTGGGATGGGACACATCTCCAATTATGTGGCTGCATTTGTGTTAGGTAGCTTTCATTTGCCTCAACTCACGGTCTGATTCCCACTCCTATTGCATACTTGTTTATGGCCCtacaaaaactaacaaaatctttgttttttaattctcttGTGTTTAGGAATGGAGACTTTAAGCCCACATGTGCGGACTATATACTCTACCGTGGGCGCAAACCTGTTCTTTGTTGCAGGCTACatgctgctgcctctgtgtgCTTTCTTTATCAGAGACTGGAGGATGCTTCTCCTCGTCCTCTCCCTGCCTGGATTCCTCTATGTGCCTCTCTGGTGGTAGGTAGGTGTGTGTCTTGTCTGTGTGgataagtgtgtgtttgcatatttgTGATAGATAAGCACTCGGTGGAATACTGCACTAAATATGACAGAATATAGTgccatcttcatttactctttaCGTCGCCAGAAACACCTACAGATATTTACACACATCTCACATTTACTATGACACCCAAATTATTCAAATAGAACTTGTGGTTGAAGATAATATATACTCATTTCATTATATGAGTGTGCAAAATAGGCTTAGGGCTTGAATTAATAAATAGCGAAATactaaaatagtaaaaatactatttcatgattaaaatcatTCATAATAAGACATATGGGCAGTTAATGTGCAGCGGTTTAGTGTTGGGCATTCTGCTGTTTGGCTCTcatatcaattaaaaaaagagagactgaTAAAACTAAAGGTAAAGAAATAGTCATATTATGATAGCATTGGTTTTGTTAATGCTGTGACACAGGTGGTGGATTTTTCCTGTCAAAGTGGCTACATGTTGGATAGTTAAGGGTCAATGTTGCCCCTTGAAAAGTATACCCATTCCCTGCGCTAAAAGAAACAGTGGGAAAAGgggtttaattaaaaaaataaaataaaaatgctaattttcttctttgtctgcttcattCAGCAGCAATGCAAATATCACAGGAAGCACATTTCTAGGCACTAGCCATACAATTAATGTTTGTGCAGGTGAATCTTCCTTGCATGCATGTGGAGTGGGAAATAAAAGGTAGCCCAACCTCTGGCAATGGGAATGGTGTTAAACACCTTTTAtagtgggtttaaaaaaaaagaaatcctgggTGTATCTGCTTATTTTTGTGTGAACAAGACTTTATCATTATTTAGACATGCACATGCTAAGTGAGATCAACAGACTGATgctctttttctcactgtccACTCTTTCAGGTTCATCCCAGAGTCTCCTCGGTGGCTGCTCTCTCAGGGCAGAGTGGAAGAGGCTGAGGCCATAGTGAGAGAAGCTGCTCATAGGAACAACATAGAGCCTCCACCAGTCATATTTAATCCTTCTGGGGTGAGAGAACTCAATGAAAactgacatatactgtatgaaatATGACTGCATTAACAATGTGATGGACACCTTACTGGAGGGAAGAGAGTGGGGATTTTAAGTGGTGTTTTCCTCAACTTTATAATAGTACTATTTCACACTTCAGGATATTACACAACTGTGTTAaaacaacagtaacaataaCATCTCTTGCTTAACCCCATAacccaggggtctcaaactcaaacgaccTAAGGGCCAATAATAAGTGTCCAGTCTGGTCATGAAGAGGCcggtcatgtaaaaaaaaaaaaaacaacaacccataACCCTTTAATCCATGTGAGAAAGAGAATGAACCTTGTGTTCCATATCTTCTACCACCTACCCCACTGATCACTGGACTGCATGATCATTCTGAGCTAAATTTCAGCTCCATAACTGAGATCTGGATGATGCTGCGGCAGGATTTACTCTATAATCTCACAAAAATCTATCTTTGTTAAGATGCATatcacataaaatatataaaactagCAGTGTAAAGTTATAGTGTATCTCCTGAAAGTATTATATGTGTGCACATGCGTGTATTTATTCATCTATTCACTCTTGCCTCTTGCTCGTGCGTCCGTGTCTGTCTGTTATTCCACGTGCTCGGCTGCCCCACAGAAAGACTGCGAGCCTGAGAAGAAGACGGCGTACAACATCTGCAAGCTGTTAGAGTCGCGAAACATCCGCGGGATTTCTCTCATGCTGTGGCTGGTGTGGTGAGTCCCCCGCTGTCGTCCCATCTGACCTCCACATTCAGCACAGTGACCCTGCACACACAGCtatgcacacacacgttaacGTATACAGTGCACACGCATCACCTCGACGGCACGTCAGCCTTTTCTCACTAACAACAAATAATGACCTGTCAGACGCTGTGAAGCCTGCGACTCGAGATCAAAAATCAGACGTTATGTAACGGCACAGCGTGCTTGTGTTTCGTCCTGTGCTCATTTTACTCACTTTAAATGCAGCTtaagtttgtgtctttgtcacaAGACAAGGTGACACTGAGGAAATCACAACCAGTGGTGCAGCTATTATAGGACTTTTTAACTTTATACAACCGATTTATGTTCTTTTCAGTCTAATATTTTTGTAATTTACACTATCTGCTTTACTAtctgtttacatttacagaagACTTAGTTTTGTTGTCATGGAAAATACGTCCCCTATACTTAGTTTTAACTGTTTTTGTCCACCCAGTTAATACAAGTCTAATATTCACTTTTACATTTGgtcttatattattatattatatatatatatattatatatagaacATGTTATTAACACAGTCTATTTTCATAGATTCACAAACACGTCTGACAGAATTGGACACATTGTACTTTCCAGACGAACAAGTAGTTACAAGTCTGTTTCTATTCCTGACAATGTTACTGTTTAACACTTCTTTCTAAACAAACTATCCCCACAGGAACAGCCTGTCCATCGCCTACTCCGGGCTTTCCTTGAACACGGCGAACCTCCACGGCAACGCGTACTTCAACTGTTTCCTGTCGGCTCTGGTGGAGCTGCCCGCCTACTTTTTGTCGTGGGTCTTGTTCCGCTGGTGTTTGAGGCGACCGAGTCTCTCATCGACTCTCTTCACCGGCGGAGCGTTGCTGCTCTTCACGCAGCTCATACCAACAGGTGTGACGACCTTCAAGAAACccttattgtttaaaaaatctAACTTGTTGTAAGGGctcacaatgtcattttactaTTTTCCAGACCAGGTCGCTCTTGCCATATTGTTTGAGATGACGGGGAAGTTTGCAGTGACGACAGCTTACTCCTTTGTGTACGCCTACACGGCGGAGCTTTACCCAACTGTGCTAAGGAACACAGCTGTCGGTGCCTGCTCCATGGCCTGCAGAATAGGCAGCATCACTTCTCCTTACTTCATTTACCTCAGTAAGAATCCTTGTGTGTCTTAAGTCCACACACATTGTCACTTGTGTTGTTCTGTTGTTCAGTCAGGCTGCAAAGAAACACTCTCTTAGCACGTTTGCACCTTGGGTTCTAGTTCCACTTGGAACCAGGGCGCTCTTGAGGCTTTTTCACTAATCAGTTAAGCAGAACCAATGTTCCACTGCCCTACATCACTAAAGGTGGACATTGGACTATGTGGTCCTTCCGTCTTCCTCTGGTCTACAGCTTACATGCCCACTGATGACGTAATAGCTGGTTCAGGATAACCCTGAACCGTGCCAGTGTGAAGGGGCTTTATGTGATGCACAGACCTAATGACTAATCTGGGGGAAACATTGTGCGTTCGCTTTTATCCAGAGGACAGAGTTTGCCAGTTTCTTTGCTGTTGGATGCATTTGAAAAGTAGTAGCACCATGGTTGCTGCTCTGTTCCTCTGGAACGTCTTTATTGttgtgcgccctctgctggtgtaaATTATAACGACACGCAGTATGTGAGGTTCAGAGAGGTGACCcacaaatgaaaggaaaaagacGTCATTGATGGATATTCTTCACGGCAATTCATCGACAAACTGTTGATCATTGACTTCCCTAGTGTGGCAACACTATTCTTCAATAGAGCTTTAatttaaaaggaaaaggaaagtaAAAGAGACTAAGATTACTGGTTTAGTATGTTAAAGGCAGTTTTATCTGAATGAATGACCACTCCTTATGAGTTTAGTGAATGAAATTATTAACATGCAGTGCTGTCCTTTATCCAAAGTAACTTGCACTAGAAGCCGGTCTCTATCCACAAAGGGAAGCAGACTTAATTAGCACTCAGATCTGGTTTCTGATACGATTTATTGGACCAGATTTACGGAGTCTCTTAAAAGTCCCCCCTTCTGATGTGCTGCCACAGGAAACTATTCGCCTTCACTGCCTTACATCGTCATGGGAAGCATCACGACCGTGTCGGCGTTGCTGAGCCTCCTGCTGCCCGAGAGCTTTGGAATGCCTCTGCCAGACACCATCGCTCACATGCAACACTTCCCTgggtaagacacacacacacacacacgcggtgtCCTACAGACTTACGGTTGCTATAAATTTGCAGGGACCATTGTGTTACATTGGATAAGTTGATTGAAGGTTTTGGTTTCAGGTCAGAATTAAACCACAAGCTAAACTATGAGATTCTCTTATTATCTTAATGAACGAGTGCCagattaaattatatatatatatatatatatatatatatatgtgtatgtttgtttgtttttaaatataggTGTGTTCAGAAGACACCGCACACACTCACGGAAACAGACGATGAAGAAAATCCTTTGAGTGGATTGATGAAGAAGGAGCAGGACTTGTATCCAGTCTCTCCGCACACGTCTTCTAAATGCTCAAAAGAGAGTTCGCGTTAGAGTCACTCTGCGGGACACGAACCGAGGACGCTGAGGAACATAAGAACATATCATTAAAATGTCTGGAGGAAATATGAGTTTCtcaaaaaacacagtcaaaagGAGGGTAAATCTGAGTCCAAATGCTACTAAACGCTACTAAAGCCTCCAAGCACCAACATTTGCATTGAATATTTAATGAAATTTGTTATTTTAGTGGATTGTTTGTTAATGCAATAtgatagattaaaaaaaagtaagaaaaatgattatattttgaaataatacaccatttgtttttattattaatatgaagTCCTTCATGTGAATAGTGTTTTGAACAGTCAACATCATGATGGCATTGGTTTTACTTGCATGTAAACAGAACAACCTTTTGTCACAGTCTTCTTATGTAAACATCTCGTATACTGAGCGGAgacaaaaaaccaaacaaatccTCAGGCgcaaaagtaaaagtaatgaATTTGACACAAAATTTGACTACAGTTGAGTTGCTTATGCAAAGGCAGTGTTGGTATTACAATACAACAAAGACAGTGTATTAAAGTATGTAAAGAACCCTGATATTATAGATATTTCCTTGTACTGAGTCAAATCTACCACCAGAGGTCAGGCAAAGACCAGTCCTGGCTTAAACATGGAGCTAAGAGATCAGTAAGGCGCATACATGCATAGATGGACACACGGAAGCTAAAGAACATGAGGCCTGCACAATGTCCGTCATGATTTCAGTGcccacataaaacacataaaaacatagagagaaagagagaaatgagAGATTTCCCTTTGTGAACACATGAGTCTGAGCGATCACAGGAAAATGAGTAAACAACAGTAACAATTTCTTAACCACACATACATATGTTACCCGTATAATGAACTACTTTAAAATCCTTATTACTAGGACGTCTATAACTCTGGTGGAGATCCACCGTTTGATTTAGCATTCTATAGAATGAGTAGTAACTTAACTACAGTGAAAGCATATATGTATtatccagaaaaaaacaaaaaccttatCTTACCTACAAAGCCCTTTGTGACCGAGCTGCACCATTTCTTGACCCAAGTAATATGACCTTACTCTGTAAGCAGTGCTGTAAcgtaaaaaagtacaaatacttccaCGTATCTGTACTTGACTTTGGTATTTATAATtgtagcaacttttactccactacaaaCTATctctgttactcgttactaccaaataaaatccgaAGAGTTAAcatgggggttaagtgtctttgctcaaggacccATTTAGACTCAGGAATTGTGAACccacaactcgctctaccactgagctactatggctcaatccttactttttttaatacttttacttgtacttctgaaacttaagtacattttatattagaaaATGACTTctgatacttaagtaaaagtaccttACTTAAGTGACATtacaaaaagtgacttcaacttctaccaaagtcattttctactTTCAGGTACATTATACAAGACCGCCTGTAGGCTGCCTTACAAATAATGTACTTTATATAGTGGTTTGTCCCTTAAGATAATGTATATGATGATTGACACTAAACACTGTAGGCTATATTTGACTGTTTGGGCACTCTTCGTGTTctgttctttttccccccattgaCGCATGGACACTTCATCCTGTtgtaaagacaaacagaaaaaaagtcagacataATATCATGTTTTACACATTCTGGCCTCTTTAGCGGCTAAATacaaagtacacattttaatgcatttaacagtgttttttttcttaataaactGCTGAAATCTATTAAGTgtaacacaaattaaaatgtttgtaaactCTTAAAAGGTATCCTGaagttattaaatataaaaaaatacccTTTTCCCCTTTGCATCTGTTCAAAGTTTTCTGGTAGATGTTGTCCAAACGTTTCGGGGAGGAAGAAGGCAGCAAAGGCCGATAGAATGGACAGAGTCCCCAGAAGAATATAAGGAAGATACTTAAACCATAATCCTAAAAAAAGCAGAAGTGGGTATTATTTAGATTGGTGTAAAGCCTGGGTCTTTCATATGTTacagtccgtgtgtgtgtgtgtgtgtgtgtactcactcaTCTTTAACATGAACGGTGCAATACAGCTTCCCAATCTGGAAACCGTTCCAGTTGTCCCCGTTGCCGTGTTCCTGAGTGGCGTTGGGTAAAGCTCAGCTGTGTAGGCAAACATCATGGAGAGACCGCTGGTAAATCCGTATTTACCCAACATCTccagtgaaagagagaggtaGGAAAGATCTAAAaagataaaaggaaaaacatcagTTTAAACAACAGAATAGAAGACACATACAAGGGCTCAACAAGTCAGACGCTTTTTGACATCTGGTGGCTTGTAATATGTACTgcaaccaaaataaaacattttttagtcTGTAAATTATCAGTCGAATGAGTCATGTGACTCTTACCACTCTCCAATCTAAGATGTTGTGGGAAACCAAGATTCTACGCTGAATTAATGGCTCTATTGTTATCAAGACTGGTTTCCATTTTAAGAATATACACAACACTTGTTTTtgaagttgttattgttattattgttgttcagcCTCTGTCTGGCCTTTATGAATAGATGCTTCATCCGTCATACAGTAACATTTGTATGTaaacaccagcagcacaggACAAGAACACTTAAATAACATTTCCTGTCACAGCCGCCTCCCTTTAGTATTGCAAACGTTGCTGTTGTTGCACTTCCTGTGTAGAGAACCGGAACTAAGTGGCACAAAACTGAGAAACACGAGATGAGTTGTGTGCAGCTGATGGGCATCGTGTCAACTCATTTGACACTGGTTTAATGTCACGgacatttttgatcaatttgGGTTTCATTTATTAGCTTACCATGAGGCACCAGCTGAAGGAGAAACAACGGCACTGCTCCAATGAACAGGGAACCCATGACAGACAGCCGCCGCGGTAAATACAGCAGCGCTAGCCAGCTGGAGACGTACGACGGAAACTCCACGGCTGCTGAGATGAAACAGCTGACGAAGGGGTTTGTGTGGAGCTGCGGTGTGTCAAAGGAGAGGCCATAGTATCCAGCGGTTATAGTGAACCTTAAGCAGAGATTTCAAGTCTGAATATATTGCGAGGTAGCATTTAATAAAGCACATCATCCATTTAGTGTAGAGTTGGACTTGGGGCCTTGTACCACCATGaaacaatatttatataaacacagatcAGAGTATTTCCTAATTTTACTGCCTCTAAATATGACAATCCAATCACTTTTACCCTTGGTAGCTATCCATTAAATGTATCAATGCatgtataataacaataataatgccaattatttaaaaattaaaattgtgaTAAATTAAACACTCACGACACCAAGCTGACAATGAGCGTTGTGCCTCGGGCTTGATTCTTCAGCAGATCCAAGACATTGTATTTTTCCTTAacgtctgtctttgtctcattATACTGCAAAACACAAGTAGAaggttgttttaattaataaaaaaaaaaaaacttaatacGATGAGGCATGAATAAATATGTGGGTTATTATAAATTCACAAGCGCTCGGGCCATGCTTAATACTTAcatatggtatttttttttaaattgtcttaGAATTAAGACACTTGCATGTTTTTAAACCTGAATAGGAACATAATATCAAATGTGGACCACGCACTTTGTACTTTGTGCTAATCTCTGCATGGGTTGACTAAAACAAAGCCTACGACTCAGTGCCACACACATGGATAGTGTAATGCTTGGAGCTCCAAAGACCTTCATCAAGAACTCAATGGGACTGTGTAGGACGACTCTAGGGGCCAACTCAAAGCCCTTTGCACAGGTCAACCGTGGGGGTTCCACAAGCAAATGGGAACCATGAAGACGCAGCGAGGAGATCTGCCACAGCCAAAGACCTACATCGAGTCAGCGATGGAGAGGAGCTAAGTAAAGGCAAATGTGGTGTAACCCCCAAACTGAGACAGTTGTTCCAACACATTCTGGGAATAACATCTGAGAGCTCTGTCCAGATGAGCACAGTCCTTAGAACATATGTGccaatatatctatatatatagatatctgTGTTGAAATCCAGATGGTTTAAGTCAGAGTCAACTCACGCAGCTTTCTTCAAAGATGATCGCAGGCGTCTGAAGTTTGTTCCATTTTGCAGCCTTCTTCACGATGGCTTCAGCCTCTTTCACTCTTCCCTGAGAGAGCAGCCACCGGGGAGACTCTGGGATtaacctgtcacacacacacacacacacacacagagggattAAGTCAATAAAAACCTAAAATACATCTCATAGGAAAGTTTAACACTCTCATTTATATCATTTATCAGGtcttaaaatgtgcattttattaattaatatagCAGCAGTCAATTTCCTATGGAAACATTAGTGGATTCATTCTAATAAGTGAATTAAGGTTTTCAGCATTGGTAAATACTGGAGCTGTTCATCTCACCTCCAAGAATCTGAACACTGATCTACAAAATACTGAATCAGTATTTTATTGTAGAATAATGTCACAGAATCGCAAAAAACTGcagaataaaaattaaaaacacatgttaaaaCAACAGATTCACTCattgtcaaaaatgttgattgacCATTTTCCACAGAGGCTGCAGCAGAAAGTATTTTCACGTTTGATGAATGTGCCATTGTGTTGCAGGCGGTGGAATTTGATGACTCAGTCATGTGTTTTATATGAAGACAATTAAAAGTGCTTTCATGTTCGCTCCACATAAGACTTCTGTGTGAAGACACTTTGTCACTGTGACTTTAATTTTGAGCTGAACATTTCTGTAAGTCACAC from the Solea solea chromosome 4, fSolSol10.1, whole genome shotgun sequence genome contains:
- the slc22a21 gene encoding organic cation/carnitine transporter 2, whose protein sequence is MIDYEADTAFLGDWGRFQRQVFYLLCVTIVPNGFAGVAIVFVADTPAHRCAVPAHVNLTAAWRNSSIPLLEVEEKSGALVPSKCLRYKLEDILRYSETGLMPGVDVNLTNVPKEGCLDGWEYDRSVYASTITSEWDLVCDNGWKNPLTTSVFFCGLLAGSLISGQLSDRYGRKMVLFVTILLQSVFTLLQVFAQSWVVFCVLHFVVGMGHISNYVAAFVLGMETLSPHVRTIYSTVGANLFFVAGYMLLPLCAFFIRDWRMLLLVLSLPGFLYVPLWWFIPESPRWLLSQGRVEEAEAIVREAAHRNNIEPPPVIFNPSGKDCEPEKKTAYNICKLLESRNIRGISLMLWLVWNSLSIAYSGLSLNTANLHGNAYFNCFLSALVELPAYFLSWVLFRWCLRRPSLSSTLFTGGALLLFTQLIPTDQVALAILFEMTGKFAVTTAYSFVYAYTAELYPTVLRNTAVGACSMACRIGSITSPYFIYLRNYSPSLPYIVMGSITTVSALLSLLLPESFGMPLPDTIAHMQHFPGCVQKTPHTLTETDDEENPLSGLMKKEQDLYPVSPHTSSKCSKESSR
- the LOC131458811 gene encoding solute carrier family 22 member 4-like; the protein is MRYYEDSIAFLGQWGRFQKVVFVLLSASIVPNGFGAFNLVFLTDVPSHHCRVRDVNLTEDWQKNIIPFKVVDGKPELSRCSRYRLDVVRNLSAQGLLPDKDVNLTDLEQEACVDGWIYNTDIYLATIVSEFDLVCDDEWKQPFSASVFFLGSLCGSFMSGQLSDKFGRKPVLFATIILQTICTFAQVYSTSWLMFTILLFINGLGQISNFVAALVLGAEVLTDKVRVLYSSLGTCFGFALGYMMLPLFAYFIRDWRYLLLALSVVGTAYLPAWWLIPESPRWLLSQGRVKEAEAIVKKAAKWNKLQTPAIIFEESCYNETKTDVKEKYNVLDLLKNQARGTTLIVSLVSFTITAGYYGLSFDTPQLHTNPFVSCFISAAVEFPSYVSSWLALLYLPRRLSVMGSLFIGAVPLFLLQLVPHDLSYLSLSLEMLGKYGFTSGLSMMFAYTAELYPTPLRNTATGTTGTVSRLGSCIAPFMLKMRLWFKYLPYILLGTLSILSAFAAFFLPETFGQHLPENFEQMQRGKGMKCPCVNGGKKNRTRRVPKQSNIAYSV